In the Catenulispora sp. GP43 genome, one interval contains:
- a CDS encoding DUF6745 domain-containing protein, whose amino-acid sequence MTSPATPATPATDMTTHPDLTADGIVAVAAAAHGSWRAIALSTEAADRQAAEEEVLRLYAEALPDAPPPEIIWCRSPLEAARLVLSDTARLGAPARDRIRDLAWSRSRALLAERLGPREFGRVWQASCGQIAPLISTLITRIAAAVEEQAESEDSSERTALRIALTHAVHGPFDAAWLPLYEAAGMASGLGLGRMARSAGWWWPFENAVILTERPLALRLDDQDRLHRGDGPAVVWSDGFAVYSWRGTPLTEEFGKRLAATTPESIRAEENAELRRMMVEHYTPERFLRDSGAQPLQQDEAGKLWRIEMGDDESIVMVEVVNSSPEPDGTFNVYFLRVPPSTQTAKAGVAWTFGLTEDEYQPLQQT is encoded by the coding sequence ATGACATCCCCCGCGACCCCCGCGACCCCCGCGACCGACATGACCACGCACCCCGACCTGACCGCCGACGGCATCGTCGCGGTCGCCGCCGCCGCACACGGCTCCTGGCGCGCCATCGCCTTGTCCACCGAGGCCGCGGACCGGCAGGCCGCCGAGGAGGAGGTGCTGCGGCTGTATGCCGAAGCGCTGCCCGACGCGCCGCCGCCGGAGATCATCTGGTGCCGCTCTCCGCTGGAGGCCGCCCGGCTGGTGCTCTCCGACACCGCGCGCCTCGGCGCTCCGGCCCGGGACCGCATCAGGGACCTGGCCTGGTCCCGGAGCCGGGCCCTGCTCGCCGAGCGGCTCGGCCCGCGCGAGTTCGGCCGGGTCTGGCAGGCGTCCTGCGGCCAGATCGCACCGCTGATCAGCACCCTGATCACGCGCATCGCCGCGGCCGTCGAGGAGCAGGCAGAGTCCGAGGACTCCTCGGAGCGCACCGCCCTGCGCATCGCCCTGACCCACGCGGTCCACGGGCCGTTCGACGCCGCCTGGCTCCCGCTCTACGAGGCCGCCGGCATGGCCTCGGGCCTGGGCCTGGGCCGGATGGCCCGCTCGGCGGGCTGGTGGTGGCCGTTCGAGAACGCGGTCATCCTCACCGAGCGCCCGCTGGCCCTGCGTCTGGACGACCAGGACCGCCTGCACCGCGGCGACGGCCCGGCCGTGGTCTGGTCCGACGGCTTCGCCGTGTACTCCTGGCGCGGCACCCCGCTGACCGAGGAGTTCGGCAAGCGCCTGGCCGCGACCACGCCGGAGTCCATCCGCGCGGAGGAGAACGCCGAGCTCCGCCGGATGATGGTCGAGCACTACACGCCGGAGCGGTTCCTGAGGGACTCCGGCGCACAGCCGCTCCAGCAGGACGAGGCCGGCAAGCTCTGGCGCATCGAGATGGGCGACGACGAGTCCATCGTCATGGTCGAGGTGGTGAACTCCTCGCCGGAGCCGGACGGCACCTTCAACGTCTACTTCCTGCGGGTGCCGCCCAGCACGCAGACCGCGAAGGCCGGTGTCGCCTGGACCTTCGGGCTCACCGAGGACGAATACCAGCCGCTTCAGCAGACCTGA
- a CDS encoding STM4011 family radical SAM protein — MDLSILYRGPLASCDYDCGYCPFAKRRDSPETLRADRAALERFVAWVSAQTDDRISVLFTPWGEGLTRSWYQRALVVLSRLDHVAEVAIQTNLSSRTAWTVGADLDSLALWCTYHPDQVPYERFLGRCHELRDSGVRFSAGIVGLPEHLEAARRLRADLPDDVYLWVNAAEGHSYTDDEAAPWTEIDPLFPVSRFPHSSRGHACRAGESVISVDGDGEVYRCHFVPRTDPTERIGNLYNGSYRRALRARVCPLTQCDCHIGYVHMPELGLYETFAGGVLSRIPAETPVPVRSAEAAGIRPR; from the coding sequence ATGGACCTCTCGATTCTCTATCGCGGCCCGCTGGCCAGCTGTGACTACGACTGCGGCTACTGCCCCTTCGCCAAGCGCCGCGACTCGCCGGAGACGCTGCGGGCCGACCGCGCGGCGTTGGAGCGGTTCGTGGCATGGGTGAGCGCGCAGACCGACGACCGGATCAGCGTGCTGTTCACGCCGTGGGGAGAGGGGCTGACGCGGAGCTGGTACCAGCGCGCGTTGGTTGTCCTCAGCCGCCTCGACCACGTCGCCGAGGTGGCGATCCAGACCAACCTGAGCTCGCGGACCGCGTGGACGGTGGGCGCCGACCTGGATTCGCTGGCGCTGTGGTGCACGTACCACCCGGACCAGGTTCCGTACGAGCGGTTCCTCGGCCGGTGCCACGAACTTCGGGACAGCGGTGTGCGGTTCAGCGCGGGGATCGTCGGGCTGCCCGAGCATCTGGAGGCGGCGCGGCGGTTGCGCGCGGACCTGCCCGACGACGTCTACCTGTGGGTCAACGCGGCCGAGGGCCACAGCTACACCGACGACGAAGCCGCGCCCTGGACCGAGATCGATCCGCTGTTCCCGGTCTCGCGCTTTCCGCATTCCTCGCGGGGCCACGCCTGCCGGGCCGGGGAATCGGTCATCTCGGTCGACGGCGACGGCGAGGTCTACCGCTGTCACTTCGTCCCGCGCACCGATCCGACGGAACGCATCGGGAATCTCTACAACGGTTCATATCGCAGGGCCCTGCGTGCGCGCGTCTGCCCTCTGACACAGTGCGATTGCCACATCGGCTATGTGCACATGCCGGAGCTTGGGCTCTACGAGACGTTCGCCGGCGGGGTCCTGTCGCGGATCCCCGCCGAGACGCCTGTGCCGGTCAGGTCTGCTGAAGCGGCTGGTATTCGTCCTCGGTGA
- a CDS encoding ROK family protein, with protein sequence MHPPVVLGIDFGGTKTAMAVAEPTPGPRLGASTVPTHAAEGGRASLGRGLRAARALLDRVAPGREPVAVGVSTIGIPRDSGVDLAPNIPGWADLALAKEIQAAFPASEVRVETDVKAAARVEAVEGALKDADPGLYLNLGTGLAVAIVTKGEVIAGRNGAAGEIGYNLRALADVGVAAGQRSILEDQVSGIGLLARAKELLPDATGAKDLFAAVSQDPRAAQVLREFTDELAFHLVNLAIAVDPARIAVGGGMVRSWPVLYAPLRRALDAAVPFPPELVQAAFPFDAPLAGALALARAALETSTTSKSP encoded by the coding sequence TTGCACCCGCCCGTTGTGCTGGGAATCGACTTCGGCGGCACCAAGACCGCGATGGCGGTCGCCGAGCCCACGCCCGGCCCCCGCCTCGGGGCCTCCACCGTCCCGACCCACGCTGCCGAGGGCGGCCGGGCCTCGCTCGGCCGCGGTCTGCGCGCCGCGCGGGCGCTGCTGGACCGGGTGGCGCCGGGGCGCGAGCCGGTCGCGGTCGGGGTGTCGACCATCGGTATCCCGCGGGACTCCGGGGTCGATCTGGCCCCGAACATCCCGGGCTGGGCCGATCTGGCGCTGGCCAAGGAGATCCAGGCGGCGTTCCCCGCTTCGGAGGTCCGGGTCGAGACCGATGTGAAGGCCGCCGCCCGGGTCGAGGCCGTCGAGGGCGCGCTGAAGGACGCCGATCCCGGCCTGTATCTCAACCTCGGGACCGGGCTGGCCGTCGCCATCGTCACCAAGGGCGAGGTCATCGCCGGGCGCAACGGCGCCGCCGGGGAGATCGGCTACAACCTGCGGGCGCTGGCCGACGTCGGCGTCGCGGCCGGGCAGCGGTCGATCCTGGAGGACCAGGTGAGCGGGATCGGGCTGCTGGCCCGGGCCAAGGAACTGCTGCCGGACGCCACCGGGGCCAAGGACCTGTTCGCCGCGGTGAGCCAGGACCCCCGTGCCGCTCAGGTCCTGCGGGAGTTCACCGACGAGCTGGCGTTCCATCTGGTGAACCTGGCCATCGCCGTGGACCCGGCGCGGATCGCGGTCGGCGGCGGCATGGTGCGGTCCTGGCCCGTGCTCTACGCGCCGTTGCGCCGAGCGCTGGACGCCGCGGTGCCGTTCCCGCCGGAGCTGGTGCAGGCCGCGTTCCCCTTCGACGCGCCGTTGGCCGGCGCGCTGGCCCTGGCCCGGGCCGCTCTGGAAACCTCCACGACCTCAAAATCCCCCTGA
- a CDS encoding STM4012 family radical SAM protein, which yields MLDRPYEAYVYAYPHKTSYRPLEPKPLLSDVWRGEARDALSFYTHVPFCEVRCGFCNLFTRTGASASLTEAYLDALERQAIAARAALDESGTAPRFANAAIGGGTPTYLSPDELTRLFDIAEKVMGVGLGAIPLSVEASPATATPDRLAVLAERGTTRLSLGVQSFDDVEARSAVRPQKAADVFAALDAVRDAAIPVLNVDLIYGIDGQTRQSWQASLRTALRWTPEEIYLYPLYVRPLTGLGRLNLGHDAEWDAQRLDLYRSGRDLLLENGYEQVSMRMFRRLDAPAVEGGEDYACQTDGMIGLGCGARSYTASLHYSFDYAVSASEVRGIIDEYVATGDFSRAEVGYRLDADEQARRFLIQSLLQADGMERGDAAERFGAELELLSDRGFLASAPDGRLRLTDEGLAWSDSVGPMFFSEPVRAAMRAYELR from the coding sequence ATGCTGGACCGTCCCTATGAGGCCTATGTCTACGCCTACCCGCACAAGACCTCCTACCGCCCGCTCGAACCGAAGCCCCTGCTGTCCGACGTGTGGCGGGGCGAGGCGCGTGATGCGTTGTCCTTCTATACACATGTCCCGTTCTGCGAAGTCCGGTGCGGTTTCTGCAACCTGTTCACCCGGACCGGAGCGTCCGCATCGCTGACCGAGGCGTACCTGGACGCCTTGGAGCGTCAGGCGATCGCGGCCCGCGCGGCCCTGGACGAATCCGGTACAGCGCCCCGCTTCGCCAATGCGGCGATCGGCGGAGGGACCCCGACGTATCTGAGTCCTGATGAGTTGACCCGGTTGTTCGACATCGCTGAGAAGGTGATGGGGGTCGGCCTCGGCGCCATTCCGCTGTCGGTCGAGGCCTCGCCGGCCACCGCGACCCCGGACCGGCTGGCGGTGCTCGCCGAGCGCGGGACTACGCGGCTCAGCCTGGGCGTGCAGAGCTTCGACGACGTCGAGGCGCGATCGGCGGTGCGGCCGCAGAAGGCGGCCGATGTCTTCGCCGCCCTGGACGCGGTGCGGGACGCGGCCATCCCGGTGCTGAACGTCGATCTGATCTACGGCATCGACGGCCAGACCCGCCAGTCCTGGCAGGCCTCGTTGCGGACGGCACTGCGCTGGACGCCCGAGGAGATCTACCTTTATCCGCTCTATGTCCGGCCGCTGACCGGCCTCGGCCGTCTGAACCTGGGCCATGACGCCGAATGGGACGCACAGCGCCTGGATCTGTACCGTTCCGGCCGCGATCTGCTGCTGGAGAACGGCTACGAGCAGGTGTCGATGCGGATGTTCCGCCGCCTGGACGCCCCGGCCGTCGAGGGCGGCGAGGACTACGCGTGCCAGACGGACGGCATGATCGGGCTGGGGTGCGGCGCCCGGTCGTACACCGCCTCGCTGCACTACTCCTTCGACTACGCGGTCTCGGCATCGGAAGTGCGCGGGATCATCGACGAGTACGTCGCGACCGGCGACTTCAGCCGGGCCGAGGTCGGGTACCGGCTGGACGCGGACGAGCAGGCTCGCAGGTTCCTGATCCAGTCGCTGCTCCAGGCGGACGGGATGGAGCGGGGCGACGCGGCGGAGCGGTTCGGGGCCGAGCTGGAGCTGTTGAGCGATCGCGGGTTCCTGGCGTCGGCACCGGACGGCCGGCTGCGGCTCACGGACGAAGGCCTGGCCTGGTCGGATTCGGTCGGCCCGATGTTCTTCTCCGAGCCGGTGCGCGCCGCGATGCGTGCCTACGAGCTGAGGTAG
- a CDS encoding STM4015 family protein produces the protein MPDWPGGVEIPSDVEEWAWRVEVAGYRGPNYPELFDAFLRSVDTTRISAFVIGNWATDDDHDRTAGDVFAPLVAAADRFPNLRHLFLGDIEAQESEISWIHQSDLAPLLRAFPKLLTFGVRGSENLGWEQRAYPELRELTFQSGGLPPEVVRAVAGSEFPELTDLELYLGEEEYFGGAEIADLAGILDGAGLPKLRYLGLRDAENADEVAAAVAHAPIVSRLEVLDLSLGTLGDEGAAALLAGQPLTHLKKLDLHHHFISEPMQERLREALPGVELDLSEQQEPDDWDDGEEHRFVSVAE, from the coding sequence ATGCCGGACTGGCCCGGCGGGGTCGAGATCCCCTCGGACGTCGAGGAGTGGGCCTGGCGCGTCGAGGTCGCCGGGTACCGCGGCCCGAACTACCCGGAGCTCTTCGACGCCTTCCTGCGCTCTGTGGACACCACCAGGATCAGCGCGTTCGTCATCGGCAACTGGGCCACCGACGACGATCACGACCGCACCGCGGGCGACGTGTTCGCGCCGCTGGTCGCCGCCGCCGACCGGTTCCCGAACCTGCGGCACCTGTTCCTGGGGGACATCGAGGCGCAGGAGTCCGAGATCTCGTGGATCCACCAGAGCGACCTGGCGCCGCTGCTGCGCGCGTTCCCGAAGCTGCTGACGTTCGGCGTCCGGGGCAGCGAGAACCTGGGGTGGGAGCAGCGCGCGTACCCTGAACTCAGGGAGCTGACGTTCCAGAGCGGCGGCCTGCCGCCGGAGGTGGTCCGGGCGGTCGCCGGCTCGGAGTTCCCGGAGCTGACCGACCTGGAGCTCTACCTCGGCGAGGAGGAGTACTTCGGCGGCGCGGAGATCGCCGACCTCGCCGGCATCCTGGACGGCGCGGGCCTGCCGAAGCTGCGCTACCTGGGCCTGCGGGACGCCGAGAACGCCGACGAGGTCGCCGCCGCGGTCGCGCACGCCCCGATCGTCTCCCGCCTGGAGGTGCTCGACCTCTCGCTGGGCACACTCGGCGACGAGGGCGCGGCCGCGCTGCTGGCCGGGCAGCCCCTGACCCACCTGAAGAAGCTCGACCTGCACCACCACTTCATCTCCGAGCCGATGCAGGAGCGGCTGCGCGAGGCGCTGCCGGGCGTGGAGCTGGACCTGTCGGAGCAGCAGGAGCCGGACGACTGGGACGACGGCGAGGAGCACCGGTTCGTCTCGGTGGCCGAGTAA
- a CDS encoding STM4015 family protein: MEFGGGLAERIECLGDVAFETVFQDFAATVDTARVTALVVGRWGDVSQTEGHPGRLLAQSADRFPALRALFLGDVDDEIVYVEHADLTPILDAYPALEELWVRGTPDLSQKTPRYFEAMRHPGLRRLVLQSGGLHPEAIRAISRCDLPELRHLELYLGHPDWCGWAKPEDLAWLVAGEAFPKLDHLGLRNSLIQDGIAAALAHAPVVAGLRVLDLSLGALGDDGAQALLHGQPLDHLALLDLHHHYLSDAMQDRLRSAWLGVDVDLSDAQTESRGRRSIAVAE; encoded by the coding sequence ATGGAGTTCGGGGGAGGCCTCGCGGAGCGGATCGAATGCCTCGGCGACGTCGCGTTCGAGACGGTCTTCCAGGACTTCGCGGCCACCGTCGACACGGCCCGGGTGACCGCGCTGGTGGTCGGCCGGTGGGGTGACGTCTCGCAGACGGAGGGGCATCCGGGGCGGCTGCTGGCCCAGAGCGCGGACCGGTTCCCGGCGTTGCGTGCGCTGTTCCTCGGCGACGTCGACGACGAGATCGTGTACGTCGAGCACGCCGACCTCACCCCGATCCTGGACGCCTATCCGGCGCTGGAAGAGCTCTGGGTTCGCGGGACCCCGGACTTGTCGCAGAAGACGCCTCGGTACTTCGAAGCGATGCGGCACCCGGGCCTGCGCCGCCTGGTGCTGCAATCCGGCGGTCTCCATCCCGAGGCGATCCGTGCGATCAGCCGGTGCGATCTCCCGGAGCTGCGGCACCTGGAGCTGTATCTGGGACACCCCGACTGGTGCGGCTGGGCCAAGCCGGAAGACCTCGCCTGGCTCGTGGCCGGCGAGGCCTTTCCGAAGCTCGACCACCTGGGCCTTCGCAATTCCCTGATCCAGGACGGGATCGCGGCGGCGCTCGCGCACGCGCCGGTCGTCGCCGGGCTGCGGGTGCTCGACCTGTCGTTGGGCGCGCTCGGGGACGACGGCGCGCAGGCGCTGCTGCACGGGCAGCCGTTGGACCATCTCGCGCTGCTGGATCTGCACCACCACTACCTCTCCGACGCGATGCAAGACCGGCTGCGCTCCGCGTGGCTGGGAGTCGACGTCGACCTGTCCGACGCCCAGACCGAATCCCGAGGACGCCGCTCGATAGCGGTGGCGGAGTAA
- a CDS encoding STM4013/SEN3800 family hydrolase: protein MKDIIGSHDLLFVTLDTLRYDVAVEELAAGRLPNLARVLPRGWERRHTPGSFTFAAHSAFFAGFLPTPDAPGRHPRLFAARFGGSETTAEDTWVFDEPDLVAGLGKAGYRTVCVGGVGFFNPESRLGQVLPGYFDEAYWSAATGVADPDSFANQIGVVEQVVAAQPEDQPLFLFVNVPALHQPNWFYLDGATKDAGAGDTRASHAAALRYVDAHIGRLFTLMAARRACFTIVCSDHGTAYGEDGHVGHRIGHDVVWTVPYADFVLPKGYEG from the coding sequence ATGAAAGACATCATCGGGAGCCACGACCTCCTGTTCGTCACCCTCGACACCCTCCGCTACGACGTCGCCGTCGAAGAGCTGGCCGCCGGCCGGCTGCCGAACCTGGCCCGGGTGCTGCCGCGCGGCTGGGAGCGCCGGCACACGCCGGGCTCGTTCACCTTCGCCGCGCATTCGGCGTTCTTCGCCGGCTTCCTGCCGACGCCGGACGCGCCGGGCCGGCATCCGAGGCTGTTCGCCGCACGCTTCGGCGGCAGCGAGACCACGGCCGAGGACACCTGGGTGTTCGACGAGCCGGACCTGGTAGCCGGGCTGGGCAAGGCCGGGTACCGGACGGTCTGCGTCGGGGGAGTGGGGTTCTTCAACCCCGAGAGCCGGCTCGGGCAGGTGCTGCCGGGCTATTTCGACGAGGCGTACTGGTCGGCGGCGACCGGGGTGGCCGACCCGGACTCCTTCGCCAACCAGATCGGGGTCGTCGAGCAGGTGGTCGCGGCGCAGCCGGAGGACCAGCCGCTGTTCCTGTTCGTGAACGTCCCGGCGCTGCACCAGCCGAACTGGTTCTACCTCGACGGCGCGACCAAGGATGCAGGAGCCGGTGACACGCGGGCGTCTCATGCCGCAGCTCTGCGGTATGTCGACGCGCACATCGGGCGACTGTTCACGCTGATGGCGGCGCGCCGGGCCTGTTTCACCATCGTCTGCTCCGACCACGGGACCGCCTACGGCGAGGACGGCCATGTCGGGCACCGCATCGGCCACGACGTGGTGTGGACGGTGCCGTACGCGGACTTCGTGCTGCCGAAGGGATACGAGGGCTGA
- a CDS encoding STM4015 family protein — MSFYEHITEFAGRPVVDFPADPERETPAEAADPGAVAWRLDCGKDGYYDRDFPELLAAFLDRVPSAAVEALVTGQWLEWGEDDCTVVDDLVAVADRLPALRSLFVCELEDEQSQPSWIYVPQLNPLLNAFPNLAELWVRGTPEGMARGADPEPLIEPAKHAGLRKLVLQSGGLPAPTVRALAECEFPELTHLEIYLGDPNYGGDAAVEDLAPFLEAGRFPRLRYLGLKDSVIQDEIAAAVARAPIVAQLESLDLALGALGDEGAAALLAGQPLDHLRTLDLHHHYLSSAMQTRLRQAWPGVEIDLSDGQDAGRGRRYIAVAE; from the coding sequence ATGTCTTTCTACGAGCACATCACCGAGTTCGCCGGCCGGCCGGTCGTCGACTTCCCCGCCGATCCGGAACGGGAGACGCCGGCCGAGGCCGCCGATCCCGGGGCCGTGGCGTGGCGCCTCGACTGCGGCAAGGACGGCTACTACGACCGCGACTTCCCCGAACTGCTCGCGGCCTTCCTGGACCGGGTGCCGAGCGCGGCGGTCGAGGCGCTGGTCACCGGGCAGTGGCTGGAGTGGGGCGAGGACGACTGCACCGTCGTGGACGACCTCGTCGCGGTCGCCGACCGGCTGCCGGCGCTGCGCTCGCTGTTCGTCTGCGAGCTGGAGGACGAGCAGAGCCAGCCGTCCTGGATCTATGTGCCGCAGCTGAATCCGCTGCTGAACGCCTTCCCGAACCTGGCCGAGCTCTGGGTCCGCGGGACGCCGGAAGGCATGGCCCGGGGTGCGGACCCCGAGCCGCTGATCGAGCCGGCGAAGCACGCCGGGCTGCGCAAGCTGGTCCTGCAGTCCGGGGGCCTGCCCGCGCCCACGGTCCGCGCACTGGCCGAATGCGAATTCCCCGAGCTGACGCACCTGGAGATCTACCTCGGCGACCCGAACTACGGCGGCGACGCGGCAGTGGAGGACCTCGCCCCGTTCCTCGAAGCAGGCCGCTTCCCCCGCCTGCGGTACCTGGGCTTGAAGGACTCGGTGATCCAGGACGAGATCGCCGCGGCGGTCGCCCGGGCGCCGATCGTGGCGCAGCTGGAGTCGCTGGACCTCGCGCTCGGGGCGCTCGGCGACGAGGGCGCGGCGGCGCTGCTGGCCGGGCAGCCGCTCGATCATCTGCGCACCCTGGACCTGCACCATCACTATCTCTCCTCGGCGATGCAGACGCGGCTGCGGCAGGCCTGGCCGGGCGTCGAGATCGACCTGTCCGACGGGCAGGACGCCGGCCGGGGGCGCCGGTACATCGCGGTGGCCGAATGA
- a CDS encoding S8 family serine peptidase produces the protein MTRIALAQSPARRLLIAATAAAAGAAFALSGAGSAGSAGSAGYPVVQPNAQDSVQVATGVLPPTQAACNAVGRRCFTPTSMQNSYDISPLLNAGNDGHGKTIAIIDSFGYDTVASDLENFSKQFGLPLMCGMPNVTCAPGMPTFEWDQWDGKRPIKQPPSGSHGTGQQDSNAWAEEVALDTQWAHATAPGANIILMSTSVAETQGVQGLPQMMNAEQYLVDNHLADVVSQSFSTAEPDFHGNAIQNLRHAFISGTTAGVTFLSSSGDSGTENNAKTPIKNPAALDTPSVGWPASDPLVTAVGGTYLCTDGATGTTVDSTSPGGLCSKYPGQRDVGWTDSGGGYSSLFARPSYQDTLPAGSTPIGAMRGVPDIAYQASAGTGVLIYDTAPGDNGGSDVNDGSWYVIGGTSSSCPQWAGLVAIADQMAGHDLGLIQPKLYSLASGPDYGTYFFDVTTGNNTVSSTVPGYPATAGWDPVTGLGTPDAAKLLPVLGE, from the coding sequence GTGACACGTATCGCTCTCGCGCAGAGCCCCGCACGGCGGCTGCTGATCGCGGCCACCGCGGCCGCGGCCGGAGCCGCCTTCGCCTTGTCCGGGGCGGGATCCGCGGGTTCGGCCGGCTCGGCCGGGTATCCGGTCGTCCAGCCGAACGCCCAGGACTCCGTCCAGGTCGCCACCGGCGTCCTGCCGCCCACGCAGGCGGCGTGCAACGCCGTGGGCCGGCGGTGCTTCACGCCGACGTCGATGCAGAACTCGTACGACATCAGCCCGCTGCTGAACGCCGGGAACGACGGCCACGGCAAGACGATCGCGATCATCGACTCGTTCGGGTACGACACCGTGGCCAGCGACCTGGAGAACTTCAGCAAGCAGTTCGGCCTGCCGCTGATGTGCGGGATGCCGAACGTGACCTGCGCCCCCGGGATGCCGACCTTCGAGTGGGACCAGTGGGACGGTAAGCGGCCTATCAAGCAGCCGCCCTCCGGCTCGCACGGCACCGGCCAGCAGGACAGCAACGCCTGGGCCGAGGAGGTCGCCCTGGACACGCAGTGGGCGCACGCCACCGCGCCGGGCGCGAACATCATCCTGATGTCCACCAGCGTCGCCGAGACGCAGGGCGTGCAGGGCCTGCCGCAGATGATGAACGCCGAGCAGTACCTGGTCGACAACCACCTGGCGGACGTGGTCTCGCAGTCGTTCAGCACCGCCGAGCCCGACTTCCACGGCAACGCGATCCAGAACCTGCGGCACGCCTTCATCAGCGGCACGACCGCCGGCGTGACCTTCCTGTCCTCCTCCGGCGACAGCGGCACGGAGAACAACGCCAAGACGCCTATCAAGAACCCGGCGGCCCTTGACACCCCGAGCGTGGGCTGGCCGGCCTCGGACCCCCTGGTGACGGCGGTCGGCGGCACCTACCTGTGCACCGACGGCGCCACCGGGACCACCGTCGACAGCACCAGTCCCGGCGGCCTGTGCAGCAAGTACCCCGGCCAGCGCGATGTCGGCTGGACGGACTCCGGCGGCGGCTACAGCTCGCTCTTCGCGCGGCCCTCGTACCAGGACACGCTGCCGGCCGGCTCGACGCCGATCGGCGCGATGCGCGGCGTCCCGGACATCGCGTATCAGGCCTCTGCCGGCACCGGCGTCCTCATCTACGACACGGCGCCCGGCGACAACGGCGGCTCGGACGTCAACGACGGCAGCTGGTACGTGATCGGCGGGACCAGTTCCTCCTGCCCGCAGTGGGCCGGCCTGGTCGCGATCGCGGACCAGATGGCCGGACACGACCTGGGTCTGATCCAGCCGAAGCTGTACAGCCTGGCGTCCGGACCGGACTACGGGACGTACTTCTTCGACGTGACCACCGGGAACAACACGGTGTCGAGCACGGTGCCGGGATACCCGGCGACGGCCGGGTGGGATCCGGTGACCGGGCTCGGGACGCCGGACGCGGCGAAGCTGCTGCCGGTGTTGGGGGAGTAG
- a CDS encoding STM4014 family protein gives MTVSHNPVVPSRFAVVGNPDNRRVTLFADAVREAGLPEPRVVAWLDVLRGNAEFHAGELVRVDSPGEDAEVARLLHGSDEPVDMYRVEGTRRWYQGFTTALEKLEHAIDIAGAARLFTAQEVATAFDKQATHALLTEAGVPVPPAAATDGTESAFIKIRHGSSASGVVALTVRGPRRRAVTSAELVRTEAGIELYNSLRVRTYLRDADIDDLLGVLAGDGLHAEQWVRKLSIAGRSCDLRVVTVGGRATHAVVRTSTSPMTNLHLGGQRGDLARFRALVGEERWHRILDIVESAAVCFPGVHCLGIDVLPGADGLDRIGEINAYGDLLPNLMGLPGTPGEAVGTYHAQVRSLTGRFAP, from the coding sequence ATGACGGTCTCGCACAACCCGGTGGTCCCGTCGCGGTTCGCGGTGGTCGGAAACCCGGACAACCGCCGGGTGACGCTCTTCGCCGACGCCGTCCGCGAAGCGGGACTGCCCGAGCCGCGCGTCGTCGCGTGGCTCGACGTCCTGCGCGGAAACGCCGAGTTCCACGCCGGTGAGCTGGTCCGCGTCGACTCCCCGGGTGAGGACGCCGAGGTGGCCCGGCTGCTGCACGGCTCGGACGAGCCGGTCGACATGTATCGGGTCGAGGGCACACGCCGGTGGTATCAGGGCTTTACGACCGCGTTGGAGAAGCTGGAACACGCCATCGACATCGCCGGTGCGGCCCGGCTGTTCACGGCTCAGGAAGTCGCCACGGCCTTCGACAAGCAGGCGACGCACGCGCTGTTGACCGAGGCCGGCGTCCCGGTGCCGCCTGCCGCCGCGACCGACGGTACGGAGTCCGCCTTCATCAAGATCCGGCACGGTTCCTCGGCTTCCGGCGTCGTCGCACTGACGGTGCGAGGGCCGCGTCGGCGCGCGGTGACGTCGGCCGAGCTGGTGCGTACCGAGGCCGGTATCGAGCTCTACAACTCGCTGCGGGTCCGTACCTACCTTCGCGATGCCGACATCGACGACCTGCTGGGCGTCCTCGCCGGCGACGGCCTCCACGCCGAGCAGTGGGTCCGCAAACTGAGCATCGCCGGCCGGTCCTGCGATCTGCGCGTGGTCACCGTCGGCGGCCGGGCGACCCACGCGGTCGTGCGGACGAGCACGTCCCCGATGACCAACCTGCACCTCGGCGGGCAACGCGGCGATCTGGCACGGTTCCGGGCGCTGGTCGGGGAGGAGCGGTGGCACCGGATCCTGGACATCGTGGAGTCGGCGGCGGTGTGCTTCCCGGGCGTGCACTGCCTCGGGATCGACGTGCTGCCCGGCGCCGACGGCCTCGACCGGATCGGCGAGATCAACGCCTACGGCGACCTCCTGCCGAACCTGATGGGACTTCCGGGCACCCCCGGGGAAGCCGTCGGTACCTACCACGCCCAAGTACGTTCACTGACAGGCCGCTTCGCACCATGA